Proteins from a genomic interval of Acinetobacter sp. SAAs474:
- a CDS encoding glucose 1-dehydrogenase: MIPMDLLVLTNKTALVTGGAAGIGKASALILAQAGANVMIADLNLEKAKHTANEIHQLTGGNITCVACNILQDDELVNAVNQTITTFGHIHILVNNAGGGGGGRESPSQIDIDTIERDFQLNVFAAWRLCQLVAPHMDQAGYGSIINISSMSSINKSPAMSGYASSKAALNHMVANLAHDFGPHIRINAVGPGAIRTAALESVITAEIEKTMLSHTPLQRLGEPEDIARAVLFFASPMSSWISGQTLFVNGGGVQTLD, encoded by the coding sequence ATGATACCGATGGATCTACTTGTATTAACAAATAAAACTGCATTGGTGACTGGTGGTGCTGCAGGTATTGGCAAAGCCAGTGCACTTATTCTTGCACAAGCAGGTGCCAATGTCATGATTGCCGATTTAAACTTAGAAAAAGCTAAACATACAGCAAACGAAATCCATCAACTTACAGGAGGAAATATCACCTGTGTCGCCTGTAATATTTTACAGGATGATGAATTGGTTAATGCTGTGAATCAAACTATAACAACTTTTGGTCATATTCATATTTTGGTGAATAATGCTGGAGGTGGTGGTGGAGGGCGAGAATCACCAAGTCAAATTGATATAGATACCATTGAACGTGATTTTCAACTTAATGTCTTTGCGGCATGGAGATTATGTCAGTTGGTTGCACCGCATATGGATCAGGCTGGTTATGGTTCAATTATCAATATTAGTTCAATGAGTTCGATTAATAAAAGTCCTGCGATGAGTGGATATGCATCATCAAAAGCCGCCCTTAATCATATGGTTGCAAATTTAGCCCATGATTTTGGGCCGCATATACGTATTAATGCTGTAGGACCAGGAGCAATTCGTACCGCTGCCTTAGAAAGTGTGATAACTGCTGAAATTGAAAAAACGATGCTTTCGCATACACCATTACAACGATTAGGAGAGCCAGAGGATATTGCAAGAGCAGTATTATTCTTTGCTTCACCAATGTCATCATGGATTTCTGGACAAACATTATTCGTCAATGGTGGCGGTGTTCAAACCTTAGATTGA
- a CDS encoding helix-turn-helix domain-containing protein produces MPHQEQQILLNQAMGSARFVWNQMLAKSFKMFAKDEYIRYESIEKNLKPLKKTPEFSFLGNTYSACLQQKIRDLAQVWAKFYHPKDHARLKENKRKPRKAKLFKLADGAEIQLRPLMPRLKKISW; encoded by the coding sequence TTGCCTCATCAAGAACAGCAAATATTGCTTAATCAAGCAATGGGTTCTGCTCGTTTTGTGTGGAATCAAATGCTTGCTAAATCATTTAAAATGTTTGCTAAAGATGAATATATACGCTACGAAAGCATTGAGAAAAATTTAAAACCTCTTAAAAAAACGCCTGAATTTTCTTTTCTAGGCAATACTTATTCAGCATGTTTACAGCAAAAAATCCGTGACCTTGCTCAAGTATGGGCTAAATTCTACCATCCGAAAGATCATGCTCGTTTAAAAGAAAACAAACGAAAACCACGTAAAGCAAAATTGTTTAAATTGGCTGATGGTGCTGAAATTCAGCTTAGACCACTCATGCCACGATTAAAAAAAATCAGCTGGTGA
- a CDS encoding aldehyde dehydrogenase family protein, producing the protein MNTNLIINGTMPTGTAEIFTIINPATEQILANVSSASITQVNFAVQSANEAFKTWKNTSDHQINLAFIDIAADIRKEKEDLAQLITLEQGKTLAMAQFEVEASANWIEYLTTLEIPVETIHDPSGKVIQVYNRPLGVVASITPWNWPFMIAVWHLFPALKAKNCVVNKPSEYTPLSTIKLVEIINRHLPKGVCNLILGKGDIGQALSEHPQIAKVTFTGSTRTGQNILAHSVKTLKSVVLELGGNDVGIVLDDVDIETTAEKIFASAFLNVGQTCAALKRLYIHENIYDALTAQLVKIAERQHIGNGLNPQVSFGPVQNAAQYHKVKALIADAVAHGGIIINKIPTLPEQGYFIAPTLMTAVKEGIALVDEEQFGPVLPILKFNDINDVIQRTNHSNFGLGGSIWTQDLEQAAWIASQMETGTVWINSHSDLSPAAPFGGWKLSGLGYSFGLDGLLLFTHKQAVHISS; encoded by the coding sequence ATGAATACCAATTTAATCATTAATGGCACAATGCCCACAGGAACAGCCGAAATATTTACCATTATCAATCCGGCAACAGAACAAATATTAGCCAATGTTTCAAGTGCATCTATCACGCAAGTGAATTTTGCCGTACAAAGTGCAAATGAGGCTTTTAAAACATGGAAAAATACATCAGACCATCAAATTAATCTTGCTTTTATCGATATTGCTGCAGATATTCGTAAAGAGAAAGAGGATCTTGCACAACTTATTACCCTTGAACAAGGTAAAACTTTGGCCATGGCACAATTTGAAGTTGAGGCCAGTGCCAACTGGATTGAATATTTAACCACACTAGAAATTCCAGTAGAAACCATACATGATCCTAGCGGAAAAGTGATTCAAGTCTACAATCGTCCACTTGGCGTAGTTGCCTCAATCACGCCATGGAATTGGCCCTTTATGATTGCGGTATGGCATTTATTTCCAGCGTTAAAAGCTAAAAATTGTGTGGTGAATAAACCCTCAGAATATACACCTTTAAGTACCATTAAACTGGTTGAAATCATCAATCGTCATTTACCCAAAGGTGTTTGTAATCTGATCTTAGGTAAAGGCGATATTGGTCAGGCACTCAGTGAACATCCTCAAATTGCTAAAGTAACGTTTACTGGCTCAACACGAACAGGACAAAACATTCTTGCACATTCTGTCAAGACCTTAAAAAGTGTTGTGCTTGAGTTAGGAGGAAATGATGTTGGTATTGTACTTGATGATGTTGATATTGAGACAACGGCAGAAAAAATCTTTGCATCCGCTTTTTTAAATGTAGGCCAAACCTGTGCTGCTCTTAAACGCCTTTATATACATGAAAATATTTATGATGCATTGACAGCCCAGTTGGTTAAAATTGCAGAGCGACAACATATAGGCAATGGTTTAAATCCACAAGTCAGTTTTGGTCCTGTACAAAATGCCGCACAATATCACAAAGTGAAAGCTTTAATTGCCGATGCCGTTGCACATGGTGGTATAATTATCAATAAAATACCTACCTTACCAGAACAAGGATATTTTATTGCACCAACACTCATGACAGCGGTAAAAGAAGGTATTGCATTGGTCGATGAAGAACAATTTGGTCCCGTATTACCTATTTTAAAATTTAATGATATCAATGATGTTATTCAACGCACCAACCATAGTAATTTTGGTTTAGGGGGCTCAATATGGACACAAGATCTGGAACAAGCAGCTTGGATCGCCAGTCAAATGGAAACGGGGACTGTCTGGATTAATAGCCATTCTGACTTATCTCCAGCAGCACCTTTTGGTGGATGGAAATTATCTGGTCTTGGCTATTCATTTGGTTTAGATGGTTTATTACTGTTTACGCATAAACAAGCTGTTCATATTAGTTCCTAA
- a CDS encoding multidrug effflux MFS transporter, producing MIVLLSALVAFGPLSIDMYLPSLPFIAQDMETSISEVQQTITLFLIGFSLGMLLYGPLSDYLGRKRLLLIGIIIYLIATFGCIVSSHIEHLQLFRLLQAIGGASASVLSRALVRDLFNNAEIPHILSFMHIMTISATLVAPILGAWITEYWHWNGIFIFLFCYALICLIWSKIAIDSPQCHHVSTGIIENYRIVVANRTVWGLMLSNAFSFGGMFAYITASSFVFIEYYHFTPTQYAYLFGFNLCAIIIFTLCNSYALKYTSAFKLLKIMASISGLSGLYLIGIIYFNLHTVIWLMIGLAIFVGVTGAIGANAMANLLKILPQQAGTASGLSVSIQFAIGALMSFWVSILFPIYGPNAMNIIIGISACLCVMSLFLTRHLSDC from the coding sequence ATGATTGTCTTACTAAGTGCTTTAGTGGCATTTGGACCATTGTCGATTGATATGTATTTACCCAGTTTACCTTTTATTGCTCAAGATATGGAGACTTCAATCAGTGAAGTACAGCAAACAATTACTTTATTTTTAATTGGTTTCAGTTTGGGAATGTTGTTATATGGCCCATTGTCTGATTATTTGGGTAGAAAAAGATTATTACTGATTGGGATCATAATTTATCTCATCGCAACCTTTGGTTGTATTGTCTCCAGCCATATAGAACATTTACAACTTTTTCGGTTATTACAAGCGATTGGAGGTGCAAGTGCTTCTGTGCTGTCACGTGCATTAGTCCGTGATTTATTTAATAATGCTGAAATTCCACATATTCTGTCATTTATGCATATTATGACTATCAGTGCCACCTTAGTTGCACCAATTCTGGGCGCATGGATCACGGAGTATTGGCACTGGAATGGTATTTTCATCTTTTTATTTTGTTATGCATTGATCTGTCTGATTTGGAGCAAAATCGCCATTGATTCACCACAGTGCCATCATGTATCTACAGGTATAATTGAAAACTATCGTATCGTTGTTGCCAATCGTACAGTTTGGGGATTGATGCTATCCAATGCATTTTCTTTTGGTGGAATGTTTGCCTATATCACGGCATCATCCTTTGTTTTTATTGAATATTATCATTTTACACCCACTCAATATGCTTATCTTTTTGGATTTAATCTATGCGCTATTATCATCTTTACACTATGTAATAGTTATGCACTAAAATATACATCTGCATTTAAGCTATTAAAGATTATGGCCAGTATTTCTGGTTTGTCTGGACTGTATTTAATCGGGATTATCTATTTTAATTTACATACTGTTATTTGGTTAATGATAGGCTTGGCGATATTTGTTGGTGTAACCGGCGCGATTGGTGCCAATGCTATGGCAAATTTATTAAAAATTTTACCACAGCAGGCGGGTACTGCTTCAGGTTTATCGGTATCTATTCAGTTTGCGATAGGCGCGCTCATGAGTTTTTGGGTCAGTATACTATTTCCAATCTATGGTCCTAATGCAATGAATATCATTATTGGCATTAGTGCCTGTTTATGTGTAATGAGTTTGTTTTTAACACGTCATCTTTCTGATTGTTAA
- the hpaA gene encoding 4-hydroxyphenylacetate catabolism regulatory protein HpaA: MKHMYIPNIKLGEVYDQRYMNSEIHYDAQGKLADFFGVNMPAHRHDGFFQIHFFTKGSIRIFLDDIKYVCQAPVCFLTPPSVAHSFITDPMCDGHVLTVQQNLIWPLLQVDLKVQNIVPLCVSMDSLKNSNTEDMKQLEYYFDDLQKEFQTNKTNRQIALRSLVSLIFIQIIRLADVTTPRIQSCSGDLAVFRAFNGLIENHFLEHWPLAEYARSLNMTETRLNDICRRVADISSKKLIFDRQMQEAKRLLIFSDATINSVCYQLGFKDPAYFSRFFTRHAGIRPSDYRSLQLNMAKI; this comes from the coding sequence ATGAAACACATGTATATTCCGAATATTAAATTAGGTGAAGTTTATGACCAGCGTTATATGAACTCAGAGATTCATTATGATGCACAAGGTAAACTCGCAGATTTTTTTGGTGTGAATATGCCTGCACATCGTCATGATGGATTTTTTCAAATTCATTTTTTTACCAAAGGCTCCATTCGAATTTTTTTAGATGATATTAAATATGTATGTCAAGCACCTGTATGTTTTCTAACACCACCCTCTGTAGCTCATTCTTTTATTACCGATCCAATGTGTGACGGTCATGTGTTAACGGTACAACAGAATTTAATTTGGCCATTACTGCAAGTTGATTTAAAAGTACAAAATATCGTGCCTTTATGTGTATCGATGGATAGCCTTAAAAATAGTAATACAGAGGATATGAAGCAGCTTGAATATTATTTTGATGATCTACAAAAAGAATTTCAGACCAATAAGACCAATCGACAAATTGCTTTAAGAAGTTTAGTTTCCTTAATTTTTATTCAAATTATCCGTTTAGCCGATGTTACTACACCTCGTATTCAAAGTTGTAGTGGTGATTTAGCTGTTTTTAGAGCATTTAATGGATTGATTGAAAATCACTTTTTAGAACATTGGCCTTTAGCAGAATATGCAAGATCACTCAATATGACAGAAACACGTCTAAATGATATTTGTCGTCGTGTCGCTGATATTTCATCAAAAAAATTGATTTTTGATCGACAGATGCAAGAAGCAAAGCGATTGCTTATTTTTTCAGATGCAACTATTAATAGTGTGTGTTATCAACTTGGCTTTAAAGATCCAGCATATTTTAGTCGTTTTTTTACCCGCCATGCGGGAATCAGACCTTCAGATTATCGTAGCTTACAATTGAATATGGCTAAAATATAA